A stretch of Triticum urartu cultivar G1812 unplaced genomic scaffold, Tu2.1 TuUngrouped_contig_5641, whole genome shotgun sequence DNA encodes these proteins:
- the LOC125529494 gene encoding protein HIRA encodes MLTEKPSWVRHDGLQIFSIDIQPSGLRFATGGGDQKVRIWNMKSVSKDNQNDDSNQRLLATMRDHFGSVNCVRWAKHGRYLASGSDDQAILIHERKAGSGTSEFGSGEPADIENWKVVMTLRGHTADVVDLNWSPDDSTLASGSLDNTVHIWSMTNGICTAVLRGHSSLVKGVTWDPIGSFIASQSDDKTVIIWRTSDWSLAHKTEGHWSKSLGSTFFRRLAWSPCGHFITTTHGFQKPRHSAPVLERGEWTATFDFLGHNAPVVVVKFNHSMFRKNLATGQDAKTAPAGWANGASKTSAKEYQPYNVIAIGSQDRTITVWTTAGARPLFVAKHFFTQSVVDLSWSPDGYSLFACSLDGSVATFHFEAKELGYRLSDSELDELKRSRYGDVRGRQSNLAESPAQLLLEEASVKQLAAKKATPIVQQYQAPPKVPADVPKPPPVVVVESQKAPETLPEGEKKTAGQAADDTSKVTRVSSPVKQREYRRPDGRKRIIPEAVGFPSNQENLSNRPQNQVVDFSSLDQRMRPGENGIRSSYGTGNCNNCGVRERSGITARANISESLVIQKASAGTGRDGRLSVEHTGSVVPGLLASSSELSIFVFNKKDNDDSLPVCLEAKPVERSAGDMIGLGGSFSTKETEIRCTKGTETLWSDRISGKVTVLAGNANFWAVGCEDGCLQVYTKCGMRAMPAMMMGSSAVFIDCDDCWKLLLVTRRGLMYIWDLNNRTCILQDSLASLVTSPDEASAKDSGAVKVISAKFSRCGSPLVVLATRHAFLYDMSMKCWLRIADDCFPASNFSSSFSSTQGGELGKLQIDIGKFMARKPVWSRVTDDGVQTRAHLETQLAASLALKSSQEYRQCLLSYIRFLAREADESRLREVCESFLGPPMGMVGAVSTDANNPSWDPDVLGMKKHKLLREDILPSMATNRKVQRLLNEFMDLLSEYESAAEENVDKMDVTPPAADAKVDKMDVTPPAADAKVDKMDVTPPATEAKDATA; translated from the exons GGCTACAATGCGTGATCATTTCGGATCAGTAAACTGTGTGAGATGGGCCAAGCATGGACGCTATCTTGCTTCAGGATCAGACGATCAAGCTATCCTAATTCATGAAAGGAAAGCTGGTTCCGGTACATCTGAGTTTGGAAGCGGAGAGCCTGCAGATATAGAAAATTGGAAGGTCGTTATGACCTTAAGGGGGCATACTGCGGACGTG GTAGATCTAAATTGGTCCCCTGATGACTCGACGTTGGCTAGCGGCAGCTTGGACAATACTGTTCACATTTGGAGCATGACAAACGGTATTTGCACTGCCGTTTTGCGGGGGCATTCCAGCTTAGTTAAAGGAGTTACTTGGGATCCTATTGGATCTTTTATTGCAAGCCAGTCAGATGACAAGACTGTTATCATATGGCGTACGAGTGACTGGAGTCTTGCTCACAAGACTGAAGGCCATTGGTCAAAATCC CTTGGTTCGACATTTTTTAGGCGGCTTGCTTGGTCGCCCTGTGGCCACTTCATAACCACAACTCATGGTTTCCAGAAACCTAGGCACTCGGCCCCTGTGCTTGAACGGGGCGAGTGGACTGCAACTTTTGACTTTCTGGGACATAATGCGCCTGTGGTGGTGGTGAAGTTTAATCACTCGATGTTCCGTAAGAATTTAGCTACTGGTCAAGACGCAAAGACGGCACCAGCTGGATGGGCCAATGGAGCATCAAAAACATCAGCAAAAGAATATCAACCATATAATGTTATTGCTATTGGAAGTCAAGACCGGACTATTACTGTTTGGACAACAGCAGGTGCCCGGCCATTGTTTGTTGCTAAGCATTTCTTCACTCAAAGCGTGGTTGATTTATCTTG GAGCCCTGATGGTTATTCACTTTTCGCGTGCTCTCTGGATGGATCAGTTGCGACCTTTCACTTTGAAGCAAAGGAGCTTGGATACAGGCTAAGTGATTCTGAACTGGATGAATTAAAGAGGAGTAGATATGGTGATGTCAGAGGGAGGCAATCAAATCTAGCTGAAAGCCCTGCGCAGTTGCTGCTAGAAGAAGCATCAGTGAAGCAATTGGCTGCCAAGAAGGCGACACCTATCGTCCAACAATATCAGGCACCCCCAAAAGTTCCTGCAGATGTACCTAAACCACCTCCTGTTGTGGTTGTGGAGAGTCAGAAAGCTCCTGAAACTCTACCTGAAGGCGAAAAGAAAACAGCAGGTCAAGCGGCTGATGACACGTCTAAAGTTACCCGGGTATCTAGTCCAGTAAAACAAAGGGAATACCGGCGTCCTGATGGTCGGAAAAGAATAATTCCAGAGGCAGTGGGATTTCCTTCTAACCAGGAAAACTTGTCCAACCGTCCTCAGAATCAAGTTGTTGATTTTTCATCCCTAGATCAGCGAATGCGCCCTGGAGAGAATGGAATAAGATCATCCTACGGTACCGGTAACTGTAACAATTGTGGAGTTAGGGAACGCTCTGGCATCACAGCAAGAGCTAACATTAGCGAGAGTCTTGTTATTCAAAAAGCTTCAGCTGGTACTGGCAGGGATGGAAGGTTGAGTGTTGAACACACTGGTTCTGTTGTTCCAGGCTTGCTGGCCTCCTCCTCTGAGCTCTCTATTTTTGTATTCAATAAGAAGGACAATGATGATTCTTTGCCAGTCTGCCTTGAAGCCAAGCCAGTAGAACGTTCTGCAGGTGATATGATTGGACTGGGTGGTTCCTTTTCAACAAAAGAAACCGAGATTAGATGTACAAAAGGAACAGAAACTCTTTGGTCCGATCGCATCTCCGGAAAAGTTACTGTCTTGGCTGGTAATGCAAACTTCTGGGCAGTTGGCTGTGAAGATGGCTGCCTGCAG GTTTACACAAAATGTGGGATGCGAGCAATGCCAGCAATGATGATGGGCTCCTCAGCTGTTTTTATAGATTGTGATGACTGCTGGAAACTATTACTTGTAACAAGGAGAGGTTTAATGTACATATGGGATCTCAATAACAGGACCTGCATCTTGCAAGATTCTTTGGCGTCTTTGGTTACCTCTCCAGATGAGGCATCAGCAAAAGATTCTG GTGCAGTAAAGGTTATATCTGCTAAGTTCTCAAGATGTGGTTCGCCCTTGGTTGTCCTTGCCACCCGGCACGCTTTCCTCTACGACATGAGCATGAAGTGCTGGCTAAGGATTGCGGATGATTGTTTTCCAGCATCAAATTTTTCTAGCTCGTTTAGTTCTACTCAAGGTGGAGAGCTAGGAAAGTTGCAGATTGATATAGGAAAGTTCATGGCTAGAAAGCCTGTTTGGAGCAG GGTTACAGACGATGGAGTGCAGACGCGGGCCCATCTTGAGACCCAGCTAGCAGCTTCGTTGGCTTTGAAGTCTTCACAGGAATATCGCCAATGCCTCCTATCCTACATTAGGTTTTTGGCAAG AGAGGCAGATGAATCTCGCCTACGTGAAGTCTGCGAGAGCTTTCTTGGCCCTCCCATGGGCATGGTTGGTGCTGTGTCTACCGATGCGAATAATCCGTCATGGGATCCTGATGTTCTT GGAATGAAGAAACATAAACTTCTCAGGGAAGACATACTTCCTTCGATGGCGACAAACCGCAAAGTCCAGCGGCTGCTCAACGAGTTCATGGACCTGCTGTCGGAGTACGAAAGCGCCGCCGAGGAAAACGTCGACAAAATGGACGTGACGCCTCCAGCAGCAGATGCCAAGGTCGATAAAATGGACGTGACACCTCCAGCAGCAGATGCCAAGGTCGATAAAATGGACGTCACACCTCCCGCGACAGAAGCCAAGGACGCCACCGCGTAG